CCGCTGCTCCCGGCCCACGCCCAGAAGCAAGTCTGTGTCCTCCCGTCCGCGACCGACCGGATGCCGCAAATCCACGGCTTACAGACGCCGACCGGCTTCTCGATTACGCCGGCCAACAACCTCTTCGGGGTCGGCGACCCGCGGTCCGTCGTCGACGCGATCGAGCCCGGCTCGGACGCGGGCAAAGCCGGGTTGAAGCCCGGCGACCGCGTGATCCGCGTGAACGGCCGCGTCAACCAGATCGTGATCGAACTGTCCGGCGATCCGACCGGAGTCGAACAAACCACCACGAAACTGGTCGCCGAAGGGGGAACCATCCCCGACCGCCCCGCGGACGCCGAGGACGTCCGTTCGCTTTCGTGGGTCGGGTTCAACGATCCCGCGACGTATCAGAATGCGGTCGCGAAAATCGGGCGCGTTCCGTCCGGTGTCAACCCGATCGTTCACGACACACTCTGGGAGACGGTCCGCGCGTGGCCGCGCGGGCGGGCCGAATTGGACCTTGTCGTCAACCGCGACGGGAAAGAGGTCGCGATCGGCTTCGTCCCCACACGGTATCCTTCTTCCCGACGCAGTTGTACGAGACCGTGAGCATGGTGTTGCTGATCTTTTTACTCGTCTCGTTCCAGCCGTTCCGCCGGCACAACGGGCAACTCATTGTCATCCTGATGCTCGGGTATGCCGTTCACCGATTTCTGAACGAGGCGATCCGCATCGAGCCGACCTACGCGCTCAACTTGACGCTCTCGCAGTGGATCAGCATCGGGATCTTTACCGCCGGCATCGGGCTCGAACTGTTCCTGCGGGCAACGCAGCCAAAATTGCCCACGGGCGAATTGCCGCTGTCCTACGGGGCGACTCCGGCCCCCGCCGCGTCACCGACTCGCGTTCTGGCCGCCGGAAAAGCCTGATCTGAAGACAGGTGAAGCAAAAGTGCCGCGGGCCGGCTGTCCTCGTTGAAGGCAGCCGGCCCGCGGCACTTTTCCGAGCCGTATCGCGATTCGATTACCGCTGTGCCGTGATGCCGTATTGAACCGTCGTGTCGCCCGCCGGCTTCGGCACGGGCTTGCCGCCGGACGCGACCGGGGCCCCGGTCGCCCGGACGACGAGCGCCCGCTGGCGGACCCGGCTGCCGTCGCTCGTAAAGAACAAAGCCTGGCCGAGCGTACCGACCGGATCTTCTGTTGCGCCGATGACGAGGTAGTCGTCCGGCGAAACCGTCACGTCCCATTGCAGGGTGGGGTACGTTTCGAGCGGTTTGTGGTCCTGGCGGACGAAACTAGTGTTGTCCGTCGACGGCTGCAGGTAGGCCTGCTTATCCCCGTGCTGGACTTGCGGCTGGCAGGTCAGTCGAATCCGGCCGCCCGGGAGTGGGACCGCGGCGATCGAGAGCCCGAGTTCGGCCGCCGCGAGGTCGAGGCGGACCGGATCGCCCGCGATCTCCGTGCGGACCTGGTAGGAACACGTTTCCAACGGCCCGTTGACCGGAATGACCCGGGGTTTGCCGCTCTGCGCGGTGTACAGCATCATGTTGATCGTGGCGTGGTCGGACCGGATGAGCTGCTCGAATTCGGACGGGATGATGCCCGAGAACAAGCCGACCCGCAGACCGTTCTGGGCCAGTCGCGTCGTGAGTTCGTGCGGCAACGGTCGGCCGACGGCTTCCCACAAACCTTTATTCAAATACGGGTCACCGGCCGGTCGATCGATCAGCGCGGTTTTCAGGTGCATCCCGCCGTCCGGGCCGCCCGTGATGGCCCGGAACTGGTCCCACCACCCGCCCGCGGACCGGCTCTCGGACTTGGAGGAAATACACCCCCGAGCGCGGCGCAAACGACCACCAACAGCAACCCGCCTGCCTTCCCTGGCCGGCGCATGGCGTTCCACCCTTCACGAAGTGTACTGATCGGACGGGCGGGAAATACCGGCGCGGAAGTGCGATGTCAAGTGAGCGTATGCGCCGAACCTGAGGGCGGCGTGCCACACGTCCCGTTTCGCGGAGCGGGGGACGATCGCGACGAACCTTCCGTCCGGACTCGTTTCGATTACGGACCACTTTGGTAGCGCTACCCGGCGGAGTTCCTTGCCGGTCACGGCGTCAATCGCAAGAACCGTGTGGTCGGCGCGGGCGAGGATCAACTCGCGCCCGCCCGCGGCAAACCAGACCTGCTTGCATTCGACGGGGAACGGGCCGAGTGTGCGGGCGGGTTTCAAGTCGCGCAACCGCCCACCGGTTTTGCATGGATAGACTTGAACCACTCGACGGGTGGGGTCCGCGGGCTGTCTTGCGACCGCGACCCACGCCCCGTCCGGAGACAACGCGGCGCACGAGATGGCTCACTCGGGTGGCTTCGGCTGAGGTACGACAAGAGGTTGAGGCTCAAACGTGGGACGAACGTCTTTCGGGTCGGTGAAATCCCAGAGGTATTTATCCGCCGGATCTCGCCATCGGGCCGCCAGAAAATCGCGTTCGTCGGGAAGGCGCCCTCGTTATCCGGGAACAAGTAGAGCCCCCGGCCCGGACCCATTTTTGGTGCCGGATGAGCCGCCCGGTTACAGCGTCCAGGAGTGTGAGATGTTCGCCGCCGAACGCGATCGCAGGCCGTCTGGATGTCGGTCGCGCGACAGACCTGCGAACGGCAGGTCGGGAGCCTGAGCAGCCTGCGAGAACACTACGGAACTGCCATTCGATCGTGGGCTGGCGTCGGGTGCGCTATTGCGTGCCCGACGCCAGCCCACGACTTCATTTTCGGTGAGAGTGCCCAGCTCTACCCGTTAGGGGGCATAGCCGGTAACAACTTGATCAAACAGATATTCGCCACCGAGCTTATCAGGCGACTTCTTTCAGCGGCACCGAATTGTCTTCGACCAGGTGCTGCGGCCGCCCTTCGAGATCGTTGACCGTCGCCCGGTTCGCGTCGATGCCGAGGTTGCGGTAGAGGGTCGCGTAGATTTCCCCGAACGTGACCGGCCGGGCGACCGCCTCGCCGGCGATCCGGTCGGTCGCCCCGATCACCTGGCCGGTCCGCATCCCGCCCCCGGCCATGACCGCGCAATTCACCTGCGGCCAGTGGTCGCGGCCGACCTGGGCGCTGATCCGCGGCGTGCGGCCGAACTCGCCAGCTACGACGACGGTGCAGTCCTGGTCGAGCCCGCGCTCGTGCAGGTCTTCGATCAGGGCGCTGAGGCAGCGATCGAACACCGGGAAGTCTTCGGCTTCCCGCTTGAAAATCGAATTGTTCGCCCCGCCGTGCCAGTCCCATTTGCTGTAGTTCAACGTCACTACCCGCGCCCCGGCCTCAACGAGTCGGCGGGCCATCAGCATGCTCTGGGGTACACGCGGGGCGCCGTTGTCGTCCATGAAGATGGTCGGGTCGCCGGTGCCGTACCGCCCGACCGTCCGCGGGTCTTCTTTGGACAGGTCGAGGGCGTCTGCCAGTCGGGACGAGGTGAGGAGGCCGAACGCCTGCTCGTTGA
This portion of the Fimbriiglobus ruber genome encodes:
- a CDS encoding prolipoprotein diacylglyceryl transferase family protein, producing MYQVLFHIPFTAGLVPPDGLPVYGFGAMMFLTFVLTAMVWGPLRGARIGVPKDKMQDFAILLFLCGFAGARVLYMVQYSDQFPDKSIVGLIKAFFQIWNGGIVLYGSVFGGLIAFLYFYRLVLRKLHVSAWKFADVVAPLIALGIAVGRIGCYLNGCCWGQPVCAECQPVPLSPALGEFPLLPAHAQKQVCVLPSATDRMPQIHGLQTPTGFSITPANNLFGVGDPRSVVDAIEPGSDAGKAGLKPGDRVIRVNGRVNQIVIELSGDPTGVEQTTTKLVAEGGTIPDRPADAEDVRSLSWVGFNDPATYQNAVAKIGRVPSGVNPIVHDTLWETVRAWPRGRAELDLVVNRDGKEVAIGFVPTRYPSSRRSCTRP
- a CDS encoding prolipoprotein diacylglyceryl transferase family protein, producing MVLLIFLLVSFQPFRRHNGQLIVILMLGYAVHRFLNEAIRIEPTYALNLTLSQWISIGIFTAGIGLELFLRATQPKLPTGELPLSYGATPAPAASPTRVLAAGKA